Part of the Streptomyces europaeiscabiei genome is shown below.
TTCCACCACGCGGTGACCGCGGGCGGCGGCATCGCCGGCGGCCTGCACCTGGAGACGACGCCGGACGCGGTCATGGAGTGCGTCAGCGACGCGCGGGCCGCCGGCCTCGTCGGTGACGCCTACCAGAGCCTGTGCGACCCGCGGCTCAACGTCAGCCAGGGCATCTCCGTGGTGTCCGCCTGGCAGTCGTGACCGGCCACACCGAACAGCCCCTGCCCGCACGGCATGTGAAGGAGAGGCACGACATGGAGAACAGACTGGCGCTGGTCACCGGAGCCGCCGGCGGCATCGGCGCGGCCGTCGCCCGTGTCCTGGGTGAACAGGGCACCGCGGTGGCCGCGGTCGACCGCGATGCCGCCCAGCTCGGCGAGATGATCGAGAAACTGGGCGCGGACGGGCTGCCGGTGGCACCGTTCCCGGCGGACGTGACCGACAGCCGGGCGGTGGACGAGGCCGTCGCCGAGATCGAAGCGCGCCTGGGCCCCATCGACTTCCTCGTCAACGCGGCAGGGGTGCTGCGCCTGGGCGAGGTGTCCACCTTCAGCGACGACGACTGGAACAGCACCTTCGCCGTCAACACCACGGGCGTCTTCCATCTCTCGCGCGCCGTCGTCGCCCGTATGGTGCCGCGCGGCCGCGGGGCGGTGGTCACCGTCGCCTCCAACGCCGCCGCCACCCCCCGGACCGGAATGGCGGCGTACGCCGCCTCCAAGGCGGCGGCGGAGATGTTCACCAAGAGCCTGGGCCTGGAGGTGGCCCGGCACGGCATCCGCTGCAACATCGTCGCCCCCGGCTCCACCGACACCCCGATGCTGAGCTCCATGTGGCAGGACGAAGCCGGTCCGCGCGCCACCGTCGCCGGGAACCTCGACGCCTTCCGCGTCGGCATCCCGCTGGGCAAGCTCGCCCAGCCGGGCGACGTCGCGCGCGCCGTGGCCTTCCTCCTGTCCGACCAGGCCTCCCACATCACCCTGCACACCCTGACCGTCGACGGCGGCGCGGCGCTCGGCGCCTAGCCCCGTGCCGGAAGCACGGTTGTGTCGCCGCCGGCCGCGCCTGACGCGGCGGCGGGCGGCACACACCGCGGAGAAAGGAACCGAGACCACCATGGCCGGACTTCCGACCATCGAGTCGTACCCCCTGCCCTCCTCGTCACAGCTGCCGGCGAACACCGCACCGTGGAGCGTGGACCCGGCGCGCGCGGTGCTCCTCGTCCACGACATGCAGCGCTACTTCCTCGAGCCGTTCCCCGAGCCGCTGCGCAGCCGGCTCGTGGCGAACGCGGCCCAGCTGCGCGAGCAGTGCGCCCGGCTCGGCATCCCCGTCGCCTACACCGCCCAGCCCGGCGGCATGAGCGCCCACCAGCGGGGCCTGCTCAAGGACTTCTGGGGCCCGGGCATGCGTCCCGCCCCGGCCGACCGTGCCGTGGTCGACGCCCTGGCCCCCCGCCAGGGGGACTGGCTGGTGACCAAGTGGCGCTACAGCGCCTTCCACCACACCGACCTGCTCACCCGGATGCGTTTCCACCAGCGTGACCAGCTCCTGGTCTGCGGGGTCTACGCCCACGTCGGCGTGCTCATCACGGCCGTGGAGGCGTTCAGCCACGACATCGAGACGTTCGTGATCGCCGACGCCGTCGCCGACTTCACCGAGAGCCAGCACCGGATGGCCCTGGAGTACGCGGCCGCGCGCTGCGCGGTCGTCACCACCGCCAAGGAGGCCCTGTCATGACCGGCGACCGCCCCCAGGGGCCGCCCAACGGCACGCTGCTCGACGAGATCCTCGGCGCCGAGCCCGGCCCGTTCGCCCTGCTGCACCGGCCCGAGGCGAACGGCCCCCAGCTGGTCGACATCCTCGTCGGCGAGGTGTCGCACCCCCGGACCCTGTCCGACATCCCGCTGCCCGAGCCCGGGAGCGCGGACGGTCCCCGCCACGACGTGCTCGCCCTCGTGCCCTACCGGCAGATCACCGAGCGGGGTTTCACCGCCCACGACGACGGCACCCCCCTGGTGGCCCTCAGCGTCACCCGGCAGGAGAGCGCCGCCCTGGGCACCGTTCTCGCCCGGCTGCCCGAGGAGAACATCCGTACCTCCGGCGCCCGCTTCGACGTGGACGACGACGCCTACGCCGAGACCGTCCGCCGCATCATCGCCGACGAGATCGGCACCGGCGAGGGCGCGAACTTCGTCATCAAGCGGACCTTCACCCTCGACATCGGCGAGTACTCCCCGCGCAGCGCCCTGACCCTCTTCAAGCGGCTTCTGGAGCGCGAGAAGGGCGCGTACTGGACGTTCGTCGTGCACACCGGCACCCGCACCCTGGTCGGTGCCACACCCGAGCGGCACATCAGCGTGCAGGACGGCACGGCCGTGATGAACCCGATCTCCGGCACCTACCGCTACCCGGCCTCCGGCCCCACCCTGCCCGAGGTGATGGACTTCCTCGCCGACCGCAAGGAGACCGACGAGCTGTACATGGTGGTGGACGAGGAACTGAAGATGATGGCCCGGATCTGCCCGGACGGCGGCCGGGTCAGCGGCCCCTTCCTCAAGGAGATGGCCCGGCTCGCCCATACCGAGTACTTCATCGAAGGACGCACCGCCATCGACCCGCGTCAGGTGCTGCGCGAGACGATGTTCGCGCCGACGGTCACCGGTTCCCCGCTTCAGAGCGCCTGCCGGGTCATCGGCCGCTACGAGCACAGCGGCCGCGGCTACTACAGCGGCGTGGCCGCCCTGATGGGCCGCGACGCGGCGGGCGGCTTCGCCCTGGACTCCGCGATCTGCATCCGCACCGCCGACATCGACGCGGCCGGGCAGGTGCGTATCGGTGTCGGAGCCACGCTGGTACGCCACTCCGATCCGCTGTCGGAGGTGGCCGAGACCCGGGCCAAGGCCGCCGGGCTGCTCGCCGCGCTGGAAGGCCACGGCCCGACCCGGTTCGCCGCCCATCCCGAGGTGCGCAGGGCGCTGGAGCAGCGCAACGAGACCATCGCCGGGTTCTGGCTCGCGGGCGGCCCGCCCGCCGCCGAACGGCCGCTGCCGCCCGGGCTGAAGGTCCTCGTGGTGGACGCGGAGGACACCTTCACCTCGATGATCGGGCACCAGCTGCACTCCCTGGGGCTGCAGGTGACGGTGAAACGGTTCGACGAGCCCTACCGGCTCGCCGGCCACGACCTGGTGGTGATGGGCCCGGGCCCCGGCGACCCGGGCGATCTCTCCCACCCCAAGATCGCCCATCTGGACCGCACGATCACCACACTGCTCCAGGAGCAGCGGCCGTTCCTGGCGATCTGCCTGAGCCACCAGGTGCTCAGCCGCCGCCTCGGCCTGGACCTGCGGCGCAGAGCCGTCCCCAACCAGGGTGTCCAGCGTGACATCGACCTGTTCGGCCGGCGCGAACGGGTCGGCTTCTACAACACGTTCGCGGCCGTGAGCTGCGAGGACAAGACGGAGACGGACGCGGCCGGGGTCGTGGAGATCGCCCGGGACACGAGCAGTCTGGAGGTCCACGCGCTGCGCGGCACGCGGTTCGCGTCGATGCAGTTCCATCCGGAGTCCGTCCTGACCCAGAACGGCGTCGGGATCACCGGCGACCTCGTGCACGGTCTCCTGGCCGGCTCCCGCCTGGCCGTGGCCGACTGACCACCGCTGTCGGCGGCCGGCCGGCGTCGAGCGCCGGCCGGCCGCCATCTGACGTACTCCCCGGCGACCTGACGGGTTCTCCGGCCGGGCTTTGCCCCCGACCGGACGCCCTGGGGACCATCTGCTGCGGGAGGACCGAACTCTCAACCGAAGGGTCACACATGATCACCACGGGTACGGCTCGCTCAACCCGCAGGCCCGCCGGCATCGCGATCCTGGGCACGGGTTCCTGTCTGCCCTCCCATGCGGTCGGCAACGACGAGGTCGCCGCCGCCGCCGGAGTCACCGACGAATGGATCCACCGCAAGACCGGGATACGCAACAGGCGCCGGGCCAAACCGGACGAGGCGACGTCCGACCTGGCCGTCGCCGCGGGCCGGGCCGCGCTGGAGGCCGCCGGCATCACCGCCGCGGACCTCTCCCTGATCATCGTGGCGACCTCGACGCCCGACTCGCCGCAGCCGCCCACCGCCTGCGTGGTGGCCGACGGCCTCGGCGCGGGCCACGGGCCCGCCGCCTTCGACGTCAACGCCGTCTGCAGCGGCTTCGTCTTCGCACTGAACACGGCCGCGCACATCCTCGCGGGCTCCGACTCCCCCTACGCGCTGGTCATCGGCGCGGACATCTACTCCCGCATCCTGGACCCCGCCGACCGGCGCACCGCCATCCTCTTCGGGGACGGAGCCGGAGCGGTGGTGCTGGGCCCGGCCCGGCCCGCCCGCGGCCTGCTGGCCGGACAGCTGGCGGGGTTCGGCGCCGAACGCGACCTGATCGAGGTGCCGGCCGGAGGAAGCCGCCTGCCGGCGACGCCCGAGACCCTCGCCCAGGGCCTGCACTACTTCACCATGAACGGGCGCGGTGTGCGCGAGTTCGTCGACGCCACGGTCGCCCCGGCCATCGGCGCCTTCGTGACCGGCGCGGGCTTCTCCGTCGAAGACATCGACCACTTCGTTCCGCACCAGGCCAACGGGCGCATGCTCGAGGACCTTTCGGCCTCGCTCGGCGTCCCGGCCGGCCGCACACGGCTCAGCTACGAGGACTTCGGCAACACCGGATCCGCCTCGGTCCCCGTCACCCTCGACCTCGCGGCCCGCTCGGGACGGCTGAGCGACGGAAACCTCATTCTGCTGGCCGGCTTCGGCGGCGGCATGGCCATGGGCCTGTCACTGCTGCGCTGGCAGCGCAACCACCCCTCACACAGCACCCCGCACGTCTAAGGAGACGGTGATGCCGGACAACATCATGGACGACTACCTGCGCCGGATCGAAGCGGACCGGCCGCACCGCGCGGACCTGGCAGGACTCCGCCATCTGATGGAGCGTCATATCCTGTCGGTCCCCTTCGAGAACCTCGACTACCACCTCGGGGAGGACATCTTCATGGACGAACGCGTCCTGGAGAAGATCGTCCGCAAGAACCGGGGCGGCGGCTGCTACGAGGTCAACCCCGCCCTGGCGTTCCTGCTGACGTCCCTCGGCTACGAGCTCGACATCCTGCCGGGCTGGGTGCACCGCCCCGACGGGCTCGGCCCCTTCCTGGGCCACCTGGCGCTGCGCGTCAGGGCCGACGGCCAGGACTGGCTGGTCGACGTCGGCTTCGGCCGCAACAGCCGCTTCCCGCTGAACCTGGCCTCCCGCGAGGTGCAGCACGACCCGCACGGCGACTACCAGCTGCACGACGCGGGCGACGGCGTCGTCGACGTGTACCTCGGCGGCAAGCCCCTCTACCGGGTCGCGGACCGGCCGGTGCAGATCGCCGACTTCGCCCCGACCCTGTGGTGGTACCGCACCTCGCCCGACTCCTCGTTCCTGCAGGGCCTGTTCTGCTCCATCCGCACCCCCGACGGCCTGGTCACGCTCAAGGGCAACGCCCAGGTCAGCATGGTCGCGGGCGAGGAGCGCTCCAAGCACACCCTCGGAAGCGAGAGCGAGGCACTCCAGGCCTACGAGAAGTACTTCGGCATCCACCTGGACCGGCTGCCCGACCGGCCCGCCGGAGGCGTCACCGCCGGCGTGCGGACGGACTGAAGAGCGATGAGCGAGATCACCACCACCGGGCCGCCCGACATCGACGTACTCGTCGTCGGCGGCGGACCCACCGGCCTGCTGACGGCCGTGGAACTGCTGCGCCGCGGCATACGGGTGCGGGTCATCGACCGTGCCCGGGCCGCGTCGACGACACCGAAGGCACTGTCGGTGTGGCCCCGCGCCCTGGACATCCTTGAGGACGCCGGGCTCGGCGACGCCGTCCACCGCGAGTCCCTGCGCATCAACCGGCTCAGTTACTTCTCCGACCGCAAGCCGCTCGCCTCCTTCCCCCTGGACGAGGACACCGCCTGCCGGGTGCTGCCGCAGCACGTGACCGAGCGTCTGCTCGCCGAGCGTCTGGCCGAACTCGGCGGCAAGGTGGAGCGCGGGGTGCGGCTGCTGGCCCTGGAAGGGGTGGACTTCTCCGGCGACCTCGCCGCCACCGACGGTGTCACGGCCGTCGTGGAGCTGGCCGACGGCAGCGTCGGCCGCATCCGGGCGCCCTACGTCATCGGCGCCGACGGGGCCGGCAGCGCGGTCCGCGGCCAGCTCGGCGTCGGGTTTTCGGGCAGTACCTACGAGATGGCGTTCGCGCTCGTCGACGCGCGGACCGAGGGCGACCTGCCACGGGACGAGTGCCTGTTCTACCAGGCGGCCGGCGGTGCCCTGGTCGTGGTGCCGATGCCCGGCGGCATCCACCGCTTCCTGTCCGTCATGCCC
Proteins encoded:
- a CDS encoding 2,3-dihydro-2,3-dihydroxybenzoate dehydrogenase codes for the protein MENRLALVTGAAGGIGAAVARVLGEQGTAVAAVDRDAAQLGEMIEKLGADGLPVAPFPADVTDSRAVDEAVAEIEARLGPIDFLVNAAGVLRLGEVSTFSDDDWNSTFAVNTTGVFHLSRAVVARMVPRGRGAVVTVASNAAATPRTGMAAYAASKAAAEMFTKSLGLEVARHGIRCNIVAPGSTDTPMLSSMWQDEAGPRATVAGNLDAFRVGIPLGKLAQPGDVARAVAFLLSDQASHITLHTLTVDGGAALGA
- a CDS encoding anthranilate synthase family protein — encoded protein: MTGDRPQGPPNGTLLDEILGAEPGPFALLHRPEANGPQLVDILVGEVSHPRTLSDIPLPEPGSADGPRHDVLALVPYRQITERGFTAHDDGTPLVALSVTRQESAALGTVLARLPEENIRTSGARFDVDDDAYAETVRRIIADEIGTGEGANFVIKRTFTLDIGEYSPRSALTLFKRLLEREKGAYWTFVVHTGTRTLVGATPERHISVQDGTAVMNPISGTYRYPASGPTLPEVMDFLADRKETDELYMVVDEELKMMARICPDGGRVSGPFLKEMARLAHTEYFIEGRTAIDPRQVLRETMFAPTVTGSPLQSACRVIGRYEHSGRGYYSGVAALMGRDAAGGFALDSAICIRTADIDAAGQVRIGVGATLVRHSDPLSEVAETRAKAAGLLAALEGHGPTRFAAHPEVRRALEQRNETIAGFWLAGGPPAAERPLPPGLKVLVVDAEDTFTSMIGHQLHSLGLQVTVKRFDEPYRLAGHDLVVMGPGPGDPGDLSHPKIAHLDRTITTLLQEQRPFLAICLSHQVLSRRLGLDLRRRAVPNQGVQRDIDLFGRRERVGFYNTFAAVSCEDKTETDAAGVVEIARDTSSLEVHALRGTRFASMQFHPESVLTQNGVGITGDLVHGLLAGSRLAVAD
- a CDS encoding arylamine N-acetyltransferase family protein codes for the protein MPDNIMDDYLRRIEADRPHRADLAGLRHLMERHILSVPFENLDYHLGEDIFMDERVLEKIVRKNRGGGCYEVNPALAFLLTSLGYELDILPGWVHRPDGLGPFLGHLALRVRADGQDWLVDVGFGRNSRFPLNLASREVQHDPHGDYQLHDAGDGVVDVYLGGKPLYRVADRPVQIADFAPTLWWYRTSPDSSFLQGLFCSIRTPDGLVTLKGNAQVSMVAGEERSKHTLGSESEALQAYEKYFGIHLDRLPDRPAGGVTAGVRTD
- a CDS encoding 3-oxoacyl-ACP synthase III family protein, whose protein sequence is MITTGTARSTRRPAGIAILGTGSCLPSHAVGNDEVAAAAGVTDEWIHRKTGIRNRRRAKPDEATSDLAVAAGRAALEAAGITAADLSLIIVATSTPDSPQPPTACVVADGLGAGHGPAAFDVNAVCSGFVFALNTAAHILAGSDSPYALVIGADIYSRILDPADRRTAILFGDGAGAVVLGPARPARGLLAGQLAGFGAERDLIEVPAGGSRLPATPETLAQGLHYFTMNGRGVREFVDATVAPAIGAFVTGAGFSVEDIDHFVPHQANGRMLEDLSASLGVPAGRTRLSYEDFGNTGSASVPVTLDLAARSGRLSDGNLILLAGFGGGMAMGLSLLRWQRNHPSHSTPHV
- a CDS encoding isochorismatase family protein, producing the protein MAGLPTIESYPLPSSSQLPANTAPWSVDPARAVLLVHDMQRYFLEPFPEPLRSRLVANAAQLREQCARLGIPVAYTAQPGGMSAHQRGLLKDFWGPGMRPAPADRAVVDALAPRQGDWLVTKWRYSAFHHTDLLTRMRFHQRDQLLVCGVYAHVGVLITAVEAFSHDIETFVIADAVADFTESQHRMALEYAAARCAVVTTAKEALS